A region of the Primulina eburnea isolate SZY01 chromosome 7, ASM2296580v1, whole genome shotgun sequence genome:
TAAGTTCCTTTAATGGCGAACCACCTTAAATCTCGCATCGTTTATTCGTATCAAATTTCTCTTCATTTTAGTTGTGCTTGTTTCTGCATTGATCTTAATTGAAGTCCATtacagaaaagatttttttaatCTTGATCAATTCAATTAAACAAAGTAAATCAATTCCCTACACATTTGTGCCAGAATCAGTTGTGCATGAGAATTGATAgactttaaaatttatatttgtttaGAAATATTCATTTTTAGGAAAAGAGATAAATCAATATTTGACCTCATAATTTGTTTGGACTTTACTCATAAAATTGTTCTATCTTTATTTTTCAGGTGTCCTGCTTGCAGAAATTATAAGGTATGTTTGGATTCTACTTAGGTGGTTATATTCCATCTCATTTCTATGTTTCTCATTGAAATTTACAACTTGGGCAGCCACAATATGAGAAAGTTGCAAAACTTTTTAATGGGCCGGATGCAGTCCATCCAGGGATCATATTGATGACTAGAGTAGATTGTGCCTTGAAGGTACTCATGTTATGCTTCCCTTTTTCTTAAAGACAGAGAGAATTCAGCTATTTGTTGAGCTAGATTTGGTGTTTTATGCTCTGTTGGTAAGTGAGCATTCTTTAAATGGTAATCAACAATGTCACGTCAgtgtttatattttaaatatcaatgtTTGTATTACcatgaaatttaaaaatatggttTGACACGTGGCTGGGAAGAATCACAACAAGAGCCGGAAAAGAATAAAAAAGGAATCCCAACCactatttttgcaaaaatatttaGATACCCACATCTTTCATTGATAAAACTATATTACTTTCCATAGTGGAGCGAGGGAGTATGGTGGGCCCATGTTTAATAGCCATTTGGCGAACAAGCTGATATAGTCAGAGAGCATGTGTGCATATTTTGGTGGCTCCTATTTTATTGTATGGAATTGCAATTTTTCTCACCTTGTTTTTAGTTCCAAGGAGAGCAGagtgaattttatttttagttgggAATTTATAGATCTAATAAGAAAATTCTCTGCTTTCTTAAGAGTGGTCTTGAATCTTGTGTATATTCCGTCGAAAACTTGGAAGCAGACATGCGTGCAGATAGACAAACTTATGCAAAACTCTCACATCCATTGCTACTTCGATTCTGCAACTGATAATGGCATTTGTGCTGTTAATGGGACTAGCCGACAGTTAGCATTTAACATTAGAAGTATGGATACAATGTTAAACTTGGGATATCTTTTGAGTTTATTTTATAACgttgatttaaaataaaaactagTAATCCTGATAATTGTTATTAAGATATATGAGTGCTCAGTGGTCAAGGTATAAAGAGAATTTGCCACTCGTTGAAGCGAGACATATCTACGCATGATATTACAGAATATTTATGTGTAAAGGAAGTTTGTTGCATGATGTCCAATATGTAACTAGCAAACTATTCTACAAGTATAGAAAAGAAATATTATTTGATATACCAGGAATTATGAGTGCTGATATATCACTTGTCATTTTGAATTCACAATCCTTGCCATACTGTAAGGGAAACCTTTGAAGCGAGCATCAGGCCTTTTAGGACAGCCGAGGTGCATGTTTTACAAAAGACCTGTGCCTAAGCAAGCATTTTACAAGCCTTGGCTTGTccggtttaattatttttttaactatGCTCCTTATAAAATTTCTTAGACAGTTTGACTTTGTACTACTGAAAGGAGCATTCTAGGACAGAGTGCTAATTTACGTGGTAGTGAACAGCCTCTGTCATTTATTATGGTTTCTTCTTCTTACATTCTTGGCAACACAGGTAAATACTGACCTTTGTAGTAAGTTCTCTGTTGATCACTACCCTATGCTTTTATGGGGCCCACCTTCTAAGTTTGTGTCTGGGAGTTGGGGCCCAAAGCAAGATAAGAGCGAAATATATTATGTTGAAGATATGCGGACAGCTGATCGGTTGCTAAATTGGATCAATAAGAAGATGAATAGGTACAATGTATGTTTGCTTTTACTTCTCGCTTTTGTCAGTGGAAATATGACCCCCATGTTTTTGCTGACTTTTACACTAATCACTCAAGTTGGGGGTTCTAAAACATAAGGTGCATGACTGGTTTCACCATAAGAGACCCTGATTTATTTGTTACTTTTCTTCTGTAATATCAAATTATTCCTGTGCTTATATTAGTCTGTCAATAGATGCATTACTAGACAGATATTGGCTTCAAATTGATTTGTATTTGTTCTTATGACATATGTTGCTTTACATTACAGCTCATATAGCTTGGATGATTCGAAATATGAGAATGAGCATCTTCAGAGAAATGCTTCAGATCCTGGACAGGTACTTCTGAGCTCATGTTCTGAACAGTTGACTATATCTGAACACTTTAAATTACATTATTACGTACCTTTCTGACTTGCTGTCACGTATTCCTTGTGAAAGATAGCACGTGCTATATATGATATTGAGGAGGCAACATCCACTGCTTTAGATATCATTTTGAAACACAAGGTGCATATATACGGCACTTTCGTTTTTTGCTCACTTCTGACTTCATCAACTGATTTGTTTACTGATTAGCTCTCTTATTCATTAATAATTTTGTCAGATGATCAAATTAGAGACTCGAGCATCGCTTATAAGATTCTTTCAACTTTTGGTGGTCCATCACCCATCAAGAAGGTGGGTTCCTTTTTTTTCCCCTTTTATATTGGTTATTTATTTGCAAAATCCTTTTTAATTCGAATTTCAATCATAGGTGCCGGAAGGGAACTTCACAAATACTAGTTGATTTTGACGACTTTTCAGTTAAAACAAAGGAAGCTGCAAGTGGTAAAGGGAAAGATGTCCTTGGGAATTATCAGATATGTGGAAATGATGTTCCCCGTGGTTATTGGGTATGTATGTCAGTTATTCTACGCTCTTCTTGATGTGTTTTGCAAGTCCATTAGCGGAATGTGGGGAAATTCACTTTTCTCGTGGAAATTTCATGGAAATGTGTAAGAAAGAATGCATCATAATTCAAATTTTACTCTCTCTTAAATAGTGTGTTTGTAGTTTAAATCATATCCATAAGagcatataaacttaataaaATTCTTGTACATGACGTGTAAGTAGACACCAAGACGTATGTCATTGTTTATATACCCTAAGGGATGAAGTTTATTTTGATTTCCTTGTTACCTGTTTGATTTCTGTAAATCACTTCCACTGATATGGTTTTCTCTGTAAAAATATGAATTTACTTTTTGGTCTTTAAATGAATCGGTGTGATTCTCTCTTATAAATGAATCAGCAACTAACTGTTTCCCATCGACATTTGGATTTTCCTTGTAGATGTTTTGTCGTGGCAGCAAGAACGATACTAGAGGTTTTAGGTAAGGCACATTCATAATCAATTTCTCGAGTATCCGCTATTTTCTGATTTTGTTGATCTAGTGCTGACTGCTGAGAATTTTGATAATTACACAGGCAATTAACTCGTATATTAAACAATGTGTTGGGTGGGATGTGTTGGGTGGATGTGTTTGAGAATCAAGCCCCTTGGTTcttgttttgagagatttttttcCTTGGATATTCTTTATTGGCCCTTAGCATTCTGTCTTTTAATTAAAAGTAAACTGCTTCAATGCATGAATAGAATGCATGTTACCTGTAGCTTCGAATGTAATTAAGATGATGCTGGTTTATCCTGAAGAACATCTTGTAAATGTCATGCCAATCAAACCTGGAACCAGCATTTCACATAACGTTTTCCGCTAGATGTTTCATGGAATATACCTGATTTTAACTGGTCTCTGGTCCATTAAAGCTACACTATGATTAATTAAACGGCAATCAAAATGGTGACACCTTTGAAGTTGTAGTAGCAGGCGTAACTGATATTTCTGTTACCTTTGCAGTTGTGGATTATGGGTTTTATTGCACTCACTTTCTGTACGAGTTGAAGATGAAGAAAGTCACGCTGCATTTGCAGCTATCTGCGATTTTATTCATAGTTTCTTTCTCTGTCAAGAATGCCGGCAGCATTTTCATGACATGTGTTCAAGGCAAGTCCAGTGTGACCTTACATAACAATTTTGCTATAGAAAATACTACATATAAGCATATGAATTAAACTTTGCAGTGTTACCAACCCTTTCAAGAAAGCTCGTGATTTCGCCCTTTGGTTGTGGGACGCACACAACAAAGTTAATGAGAGACTTATGAAGGAAGAAGCAAAAGAAGACACCGGTGACCCTGAATTCCCTAAAGTGATATGGCCTCCACGACAACTTTGTCCTTCCTGCTATCATACGAAAACTGCAAAGGATATTGATGAAAATGGGGTCAAATGGGATCAAGACGAAATTTATAGGTTTTTGGTCGACTATTACGGAAAGACACTTTTATCCCTATACAAGGACAAGGAACTTGTTTCAGACAAGACCAACCTATTACCAGCTGATGATATAACATCCTCAGCACATGCAGTTACAGTGCCTGTTGGAGCTGCTTTGGCCATTGCTGTTGCAAGCTGCGCATTTGGAGCCCTCGCCTGCTACTGGCGCCAACAACAGAAGAGTCGGAAGTATAAACATTATCTTCATTCTTTAAAAAGTATTTGACTATAATGAGGATGATAGTGAACTTCTGCATCATGACTTAATAAACGTAGTTATTTCGTTTTTTTATACGAAAATTTCAGGCCAAAGAGAAGCTGGAAGTGATGTTTACAGAAATTATACTTTTAACATTGGTTAGAGTTCACCAACAAGTGAAAATCAGATGTATGTCAGAAACCAAGATGAATTCTTTCTCCGAGATTGTAGCTTTAAAGCTTTTATATGTAATTGGAGTGTAAAGATTTTGCATTTGGTTTGTAATATAGGTGAAAAATTGATGTTTACAGTTGTTTTTTTCCAGAATGTAGTTTTATGTGAGATAAGGTGGATATGATATTGTTTACATAATCAGTTGTAGAAGTTGTTTGATCGGATTCACGAGGTAGATTCAACTTTTTGGACGTGtcttttttgtataatttttttcattacaaCATTGGGGTGGGGTGAGGGTGTTGGATTTTATCGTTTTTTGCGTATGGTTTGTGGGTTTGATCATCTTATGATTATTCTTGTCTTATTTACCCATATGGCAGGAATATATTTGTACAATCTAAATAAATGTAGAAGTTTCAAATTGTCAAAATGGTTTTACGCTGCATTATAGGAAGATATTGAGGCTGttaaattttgatatgatgtGTGTAAATCTGGACAATTGCGGAGGAGGAAATGGTATGCCATTTTACCAAAAAATAACTACTGATAAATTGATTGTAGCGTGATTCAAATATCTTGAACCGTATCATGGTTCCTTGTTTACTCTCTATCTTTGATTAGTATCATTCCAGAACAAGTTGATCAAACGCAAAATCATAGTCACCATACTTCAACAACGGTTTCTTAATCGAGCGGCAATGGATACGACGATAACCTGCTGAAAACCAGCCAAAGAAGATTTAGAAAAATTCAAGCTTTTTAGTGAATTCAAACTAAATCTTCCACAtcaaattagattttttttcttGGAAGTGGCAGTGAAAATTTGCAAACAATCTTGTGCATTTCTCTTACCTTCTGGAATCTATGGTTTAGTATAGAAGCTACGGCTTTCAGTATGATGCAGATTGACAGGATAATCACAGCAACTACTAGCTAGCTTCAACTGTCAGTTTTGAGGAAAAATATTAGGAAAATCAGTGAAGACTTACATTTCAAGTAGTCCTACATTTTGGTTACCTAGGATCTTACCTTCAAAGGTGGAAGATAATAGTGCTCTGCTCAAATATGGTCCGCTCGAAATGGTATACAGCAGCAGTACAATAGCTATGAACAGTAAGGGATAAGTTTAAACAAATAAAGAATGTGTGTTAGAAAGGATGCTAGCTAGCTATACTGTATTGTAGGTGTgcgagaaatgtaaatttttcaTTTCGACGCTCGAAACATTATTTGAGTGTCTTATATTATTCAAACATCATTAAGGTATTTAGATTATATATACCAGTGCATTTTAAACGCCGGTCTCTAAACCAATTCGAGATTAGCGGAGATGACTCTTATTATAACTCTCTTCGAACGGATCCCCGCATTTTGATCGTCAAATTGGGTCCACGTACGATCAGAGACTGTGTTCTTTGTTTGGATTGCACTAGTAATCGCAAAAAATTTTGAGTTGAAAGTGGGAACCCCGAATTTTGGAAATCCGGAGTCGGTGCAGAGGTGCGAGGCGGCGGCAGAAGCTactcttggccgaaatttttctcATAATTCTTTAAGGTGGCAGATAGAGAATTTTGGTGAACTTTTGTTGTGTATTTGTGTGCAAACTCTTTTATTTTGTTATCAACCCTTGATACCATATTTATAAATACACAATCTATATCCCAAGTTTGTACTACTAACCTAAGATgcaactcgtgatgtgggcatatCACAGTAAATCCTTGTAGTGCTCTCATGCTTCTTAGAGTGACTCCTGCTCAAATTGGGCAAAGGTAGTAATGTCACCTCGCAACTTCATGGTCTTCGATGGAGGAAAATATTTAATGAGGAATGCCTTGGCCATGGCTTCACAAGTTGTTATTGAATCTGCAGCAAACGATTCAACCAAGCTTTTGCTTTGTCTTTTAACGAAAAAGAGAATAAGAGTAAACATATAgtatcatcagaaactccattgtgCTTAAAatatcgcaaatttcaagaaaatctgcTATGTGAGTGTTGGGGCTCATCCAGTGCATTTTACCCTAATTGGACTGTATTCTGAATCATTGGATGATGGTTGGCTTGATTTCAAACTTATTTGCCCACACAGTCGGTTTTACTATGCTTGGGCGTGTCCCGTCCAGGGAAGGTTGTGCGTACTCTAATATGGGTATGCGTCTTGGCTCCTCGATACGCCGCTCTTCATTATGCTCCTCTTCATGTCCGTTATGTCTTTGATTTGATGTTGTTGTCTTCTTCTGCAAAAAGTTCGTCCGATCTCAGGATCAAACTGCTCAAATTCGACGTCAATTAATCATGCCATACACAGAAAGAGATGTTTAGAATAACAACGAGGTATCAGAtaacaaaatgaaataaaaaataataataaaataaataccttaatataaaattgcGAATTAACATTCCCGAGCAAAtgtgccaaaaacttgatcaaatttttcttgcacaaaaaatccccagcaaaaatcatttaaaattcaaGCTCAAAGTGATCGCAAGTGCATAATgcaagttataatatagtgtaaAAAATACGGATATCATTCCAACCAGACTGTAGAAcacaaataatattttcaattaTATATCTTTAGCAAACGATAATTTGCAATGAGATATTTATTACTGGAATTTAATTAACTGACTGGCTCAACTATTAAGTAAGCAATATAAAATGAATGTTTACATCAAACGGGAAATAAATTTGTTTGGAACCTTGGTTCATCTATCCTCACtattttcaaaacttaatcTCGACCATTGTTCATTTTCTTTGACAAGATTCCCTAAATAATTAATACACTTTCTCAAGTTAGGTTAAACTAATTTGACATAACGAAATAATTAAACGTCATCAAAGGTGAATTGCATGTATGATTTATGGAATCTCTTAACTTTCGACCTATTGGACTGTAACTATCAACGTGTATTCAATTTCATATGTTTCTGCAAATTGTAAATCCACTGATTATATTATGTGTTCCTATTGCACCTTATTCTCTCTAACTCAATcgcaatataaaatattatcaaagttAGCTAGACATTAA
Encoded here:
- the LOC140837243 gene encoding sulfhydryl oxidase 2-like isoform X1 codes for the protein MSSGIAVIFLILLSSCASSISAKDSIGSRSLLRSIDDDKAEKPDLAVELNPSNFDAVLKETPATFAVVEFFAKWCPACRNYKPQYEKVAKLFNGPDAVHPGIILMTRVDCALKVNTDLCSKFSVDHYPMLLWGPPSKFVSGSWGPKQDKSEIYYVEDMRTADRLLNWINKKMNSSYSLDDSKYENEHLQRNASDPGQIARAIYDIEEATSTALDIILKHKMIKLETRASLIRFFQLLVVHHPSRRCRKGTSQILVDFDDFSVKTKEAASGKGKDVLGNYQICGNDVPRGYWMFCRGSKNDTRGFSCGLWVLLHSLSVRVEDEESHAAFAAICDFIHSFFLCQECRQHFHDMCSSVTNPFKKARDFALWLWDAHNKVNERLMKEEAKEDTGDPEFPKVIWPPRQLCPSCYHTKTAKDIDENGVKWDQDEIYRFLVDYYGKTLLSLYKDKELVSDKTNLLPADDITSSAHAVTVPVGAALAIAVASCAFGALACYWRQQQKSRKYKHYLHSLKSI
- the LOC140837243 gene encoding sulfhydryl oxidase 2-like isoform X3, which encodes MENSDSSETVKWCPACRNYKPQYEKVAKLFNGPDAVHPGIILMTRVDCALKVNTDLCSKFSVDHYPMLLWGPPSKFVSGSWGPKQDKSEIYYVEDMRTADRLLNWINKKMNSSYSLDDSKYENEHLQRNASDPGQIARAIYDIEEATSTALDIILKHKMIKLETRASLIRFFQLLVVHHPSRRCRKGTSQILVDFDDFSVKTKEAASGKGKDVLGNYQICGNDVPRGYWMFCRGSKNDTRGFSCGLWVLLHSLSVRVEDEESHAAFAAICDFIHSFFLCQECRQHFHDMCSSVTNPFKKARDFALWLWDAHNKVNERLMKEEAKEDTGDPEFPKVIWPPRQLCPSCYHTKTAKDIDENGVKWDQDEIYRFLVDYYGKTLLSLYKDKELVSDKTNLLPADDITSSAHAVTVPVGAALAIAVASCAFGALACYWRQQQKSRKYKHYLHSLKSI
- the LOC140837243 gene encoding sulfhydryl oxidase 2-like isoform X2 → MSSGIAVIFLILLSSCASSISAKDSIGSRSLLRSIDDDKAEKPDLAVELNPSNFDAVLKETPATFAVVEFFAKWCPACRNYKPQYEKVAKLFNGPDAVHPGIILMTRVDCALKVNTDLCSKFSVDHYPMLLWGPPSKFVSGSWGPKQDKSEIYYVEDMRTADRLLNWINKKMNSSYSLDDSKYENEHLQRNASDPGQIARAIYDIEEATSTALDIILKHKMIKLETRASLIRFFQLLVVHHPSRRCRKGTSQILVDFDDFSVKTKEAASGKGKDVLGNYQICGNDVPRGYWMFCRGSKNDTRGFSCGLWVLLHSLSVRVEDEESHAAFAAICDFIHSFFLCQECRQHFHDMCSSVTNPFKKARDFALWLWDAHNKVNERLMKEEAKEDTGDPEFPKVIWPPRQLCPSCYHTKTAKDIDENGVKWDQDEIYRFLVDYYGKTLLSLYKDKELVSDKTNLLPADDITSSAHAVTVPVGAALAIAVASCAFGALACYWRQQQKSRKPKRSWK